The Wenzhouxiangella sp. XN201 genome contains the following window.
GTCGGCCTCCGGCTACAAGGTGAAGGGTCGTCACCACGCCGATCTGACCTGGGACGGTGCCTCGTCCACCAATGTTGACATCTACCTCGATGGCAGCAAGATCGACACCACGGCGAATGACGGTGCCTATACCTGGTCGAGCGACAACCGTGGCGGCGCCAGCTACACCTTCCAGGTGTGCGAAGCCGGTACGAGCACTTGTTCGGGCAGCGTGACGGTCAACATCTGATCCGTCTCGTCGGTTAGACACCGGCACCATTCGGGGCCCGGTCGCACAGCGGCCGGGCCCTTTTTCTTGGCCGGGGCACAATGACTTTCGGCTGATGCGTGTTTACATCGGATGCGTTATGTTGTCGCCTTCGCCAATCACCAAAACGTGAAATCCATGCCCAACGCACTTCGATTGCTTGCCCCCCTGGCGCTTGTCTTTTCGGTATCGGCCTGGGCCGATGACGGTGACCGCGCTACCCGCCTGCTCAGCCACCCCGCCGTGTCGGCCGACCATCTTGCCTTCGTCTACGCTGGCGACCTGTGGGTCTCCGACCGCGACGGTGCAGAGCCGCGGCGCCTGACCTCGGCGGCAGCCGAGGAGAACAATCCCTATTTCTCGCCGGATGGACGGCAGATCGCCTTCGCCGCCGAGTACCAGGGCAATACGGACGTCTACGTGATCGACGTGGCCGGTGGCCAGGCACAGCGACTGACCTGGCACCCGGGCGCGGATACTCCGGTCGGCTGGAGCGCCGACGGCGAGTCCGTGGCTTTCATGTCGCGACGCGAAACCGACCATGGCCGATCCGGCCAGCTCTGGCACGTGCCGGTCGACGGGGGCGCACCGGCCAAGCAAATGGAAGCGCGCTTCTTCCGCGGCCGTTGGGATCGTGAAGGCGAGCGCCTGGCCTATATCGATCACGGCCCGGGCTACAACGGCCTCTATGGTGGTTCGGCCGGCTGGCGCGGCTACCGCGGCGGCACAACGCCCTCGATCCGCATCATCGACCCGGAAGCGGACGAGTTCACCGCCATCCCCGGCGAGCGCGTCAATGACATCCAGCCGTTCTGGATGGGTGACAAAGTCGTTTTCATCTCCGACCGTCACGACAAGCGCCTGAACCTGCATGCCTTCGATACCGAGAGCGGAGAGATCGAGCGCCTGACCGACCAGGCCGACTGGGACGTGCACTGGGCCGACGGTTTCGGCGATCACATCGTGTTCGAGGCCGGCGGTGAGCTGCACGAACTGAACATCGCCAGTGGCGAGCGTCGCACCCTCGAGATCTCGCTCAACCCTGATCTGCCCCAGCAGCGCACCGAGTGGCAAAGCGTCCAGGGCAATATCGAGCGCGTGGGCATTTCCCCCAACGGCAAGCGCGTGCTCGTCACCGCCCGCGGCGAGATCTTCACGGTGCCGGTCGAGCACGGATCGACCCGCAACCTGACCGTCTCAGACGGTCAGCGTGAGTACCCGGCCCTGTGGTCGCCCGAGGGCTCGCAGGTCGCCTGGATCGTCGAGTCGCTCGAAGGCCAGGAGCTGGTCATTGCCGATCAGCGCGGGGAAGTTATCGAACGACATGAGCTGGGACCCGATTTCTACGCGCTCGAGGCCTGGGACACGGCCGAGAGCCGAATCGCTTATTCCGACAATGGTGTGAGCCTGTTCGTGATCGATCTCGAAGACGGTGATCGCGACGAGATTGCGCGCTCGGCACGCATGGGCAATTACGACGTGGCCTTCTCGCCCGATGGGCGCTGGCTGGCCTACACGCTCAACGGCGACAATTACCTGAGCGACCTGATGGTTCACGACTTCAGTTCGGGTGAGTCGACGCGGGTCAGCGACGGCATGGCCGACGTGGCGTCGCCGGTCTTCAGCCGTGACGGCAAGTACCTCTATATGGCCGCCTCGACTAATGCCGGACCCATCCAGTTCGGTCTAGACATGTCGACCCAGGAACGGCCTTATCGCGCCGGAATTTATGCACTGGTCCTGGCTGAAGGGACCGAATCGCCGCTGGCACCGCGCACCGGCGACGAGGAACCGGACGAGGACAACGGCGACGAAAACGGCGAGGACAACGGCAAGGATAAAGATAAGGAGGACGTCGAGGTCCGCATCGACTTCGACGGCCTGGCTGAACGCATGGTCGCCCTGCCGGTGG
Protein-coding sequences here:
- a CDS encoding S41 family peptidase; amino-acid sequence: MPNALRLLAPLALVFSVSAWADDGDRATRLLSHPAVSADHLAFVYAGDLWVSDRDGAEPRRLTSAAAEENNPYFSPDGRQIAFAAEYQGNTDVYVIDVAGGQAQRLTWHPGADTPVGWSADGESVAFMSRRETDHGRSGQLWHVPVDGGAPAKQMEARFFRGRWDREGERLAYIDHGPGYNGLYGGSAGWRGYRGGTTPSIRIIDPEADEFTAIPGERVNDIQPFWMGDKVVFISDRHDKRLNLHAFDTESGEIERLTDQADWDVHWADGFGDHIVFEAGGELHELNIASGERRTLEISLNPDLPQQRTEWQSVQGNIERVGISPNGKRVLVTARGEIFTVPVEHGSTRNLTVSDGQREYPALWSPEGSQVAWIVESLEGQELVIADQRGEVIERHELGPDFYALEAWDTAESRIAYSDNGVSLFVIDLEDGDRDEIARSARMGNYDVAFSPDGRWLAYTLNGDNYLSDLMVHDFSSGESTRVSDGMADVASPVFSRDGKYLYMAASTNAGPIQFGLDMSTQERPYRAGIYALVLAEGTESPLAPRTGDEEPDEDNGDENGEDNGKDKDKEDVEVRIDFDGLAERMVALPVAKGNYRGLQVAKDGSLFWMRYPQPGSTVEMPGENRIDENHLMRFDFEEREAATVYSGLNGFDISSAGSHLLISSNGSVQVAEAGEKIEPESVDLSGLRMQIDPEAEWAQIFNEGWRMQKEYFYADNLHGLDWDAVYEQYRPLVDHVGRREDLNALMIEMIAELQAGHNRVGGGDVHSESGPGAGLLGANFTIDNNRWRIERIYTGESWNAFLQGPLNQPGNEAREGEYILAVNGREITADDNLYEHLYNTVGEQVILTVGPNPDGEDSREIIVEPVDSEGELRLWAWVEANRMAVDEATDGRVGYVYLPNTAGAGYTFFNRMFFAQLDREAVIIDERSNGGGQAADYIVEVLSRPHLSNWVYRHGEFSRTPFGALHGPKLMMIDQDAGSGGDYLPYAFRELDIGPLLGTRTWGGLIGIFANPGFVDGGVMTVPHFRFADTDNQWTVENEGVAPDIEVKLDPVATNNGTDSQLQAAIEQIQSMLEDYADDIPDEAPPLPTQLGR